TAGCATCTAATTGGTTACACAAttttcaataaagttaaaaataacataaaaatatcaaaatatcatctattttgaaacaacaaaaatcttctaaaacatcatctattatgaaacgaagggagtatttatttttaattgtaatcaatcaattttaaaattatagtaaCCAAGGCAGCCTTTcacaaaaaggaaaataaataaaactctgCAAAGTTATAATGCTTGGATACTTATTACTTTGGCGATGGCGGTGTTCATGTTAAATGATCAAAAAGCTCTTATTTTTATGCAAGCGTGGGTCTAAGCTAAATCTCTttccctttcttcttcacttccCTTCTTCTAAAAAGCCACTCCTTTGCTAtctttccctctctctcctctctgtgCAGCTGAAGAACAGAGAAAAGGGTTTTTGTTATCTGACTCAAGGACCCATTTCTGTAAAGCTTCTGGTGAGAAATTGAGCAAAAAGTTTGAAGCTTTATACTGATTCTGTAAATGGGTATCTTTCTCCTGACTCTTTTAACTTCATTACCTCCTTTAAATCTGGTCTAGGGTTTGTCAAAGCTCTGTTTTCTTTTGGGGGTTCGTACGGAAAAAAGCATGATCCTTTCTGTTCCGTTGACTGGTCTCTCCTGAGATTCCTTAAGTTCACTCGTGTCTTTTGGGTTTCTAAGTACTTGGTTTGTTTTGTACTATCAAGTCCGAGACTTTTGCTTCTATTGATTGAGCTTTGCTCTTGTTCTTACAAGGTGGAGTGTGCCTTCTCTGCATCTCTAGAGACCAAAGTGGTTGTGTTTGTGTGGGAAGTGTTATTGGTCTGTAGTGTTATTAGAAGAGATGGATGTAAATGAGAAAGAAGAGTTTTCAGGAGAGAAGAGGAACACTGGTTACGATTCAGCTGATAATCATCCATCAGATTGGCGAATCTCTGGTTCTAATCCCGTTTCTGCGCCGCCCTTTGGCTCATACTCTACAGAGAATCTGATCACAGCGTCTTGTTCTCCATCTCAAATGATGGACTCGTTTGGGCAAACTCTTTGGTATGATCCCACAAATGTtcaagctgtgggttatggcgGTTTCAGTGGTGGTCACCCctcatcttcttcgtcttcttgcCTTAGGGGTAATATGGATAGATCTCTTGAAATGGGTTGGAGTATGCCTAATCTGTTGCCTCCTAAAGGCAATGGTCTTTTCTTGCCGAATGCGAGTAGCTTCCTTCCTCCTAGCATGGCTCAGTTCCCGGCTGATTCAGGGTTTATAGAGCGTGCAGCGAGGTTTTCGCTCTTTAGTGATATGGTGAACCAACCACTTGGGAATCCGGAGTCTGTTGGTTTGTTTCTTCAAGGGCAGTGTCCGAGTAGTGAAGTAAATGTTGGTGTAGCTACTACAGCAATGAAAGACCCTAATGTTAGATCTAGTGAACAAGCTAGTAAACCAAATGTGTCGGAGGATACTCAGTCTAGTGGTCAGAAAGGTGGGGAAACCTCTTCCAAAGActcaaagaagaggaaaagaaaTAGACAGGTGAAGATTTGAAGTTGTATTATACTTTTGATTCTCTTAGTTTTCTTTTAACATTTTGgtaatgtttctgttttgtagAATTCTGAAGCAGAACAGTCACAGAAATCTGAGGAAGAAGCAGAGAACAATGGTGATAAGAAGGGGAATGATGAGCAAAGTCCAAACTCGCCTGGCAACAAAACTAACAGTGGGAAACAACAGGGCAAACAAGCGTCTGATCCCAAAGATGGGTACATTCATGTGAGAGCGCGTAGAGGCCAGGCTACAAATAGCCACAGTCTTGCAGAAAGAGTACAGTTTCTTAAACCATCTTGGAAGTTAAATGGAAGCAGTTTCTTACTGGTTTTATGATTTAATTTACTTGTTTGTGATTGTAGGTGAGGAGAGAAAAAATTAGTGAGAGGATGAAGTTTCTTCAAGATCTTGTACCTGGTTGCAACAAGGTATGGAGTCTTTTCATATATGCTGATGAACATTGATGTAtaagaagagaaacaaaagctAATGCAGAGAGATGTATGTTTACAGGTGACTGGAAAGGCAGTTATGCTTGACGAAATTATAAACTATGTGCAGTCTCTACAACGCCAAGTTGAGGTACTTAGTTTCCTTATTCTCAATTATGTATGTACTCTTATGTGTGTTGCTTGTTGTAATTCATTTTGCTTCTCTTTTTGTGTTTGAGCAGTTTTTATCGATGAAGCTTGCAACTGTGAACCCACAAATGGACTTTAACCTTGAAGCTCTTCTTGCAAAAGATGTAAGAGAGCTTCCGCTACGAGGTGGTTCTTCATCTGCAACACCGTTTCCGCAAAACATGCCGATGGTTTGTCCTCCTCTACCACATGGATTCATGCAACAGACCCTTTCAAGCATTGGAAGGAACATTACCTCTCCGTTGTCTCCCATGAATGGTGGATACAAGCGACAGGTATTGTAATAACTGGTCTGTAATGTGGAGATTGAACTAATCCGAGATCATAATCTGATTGTGTTTTGCTGATTCATATTTCTAAATAGGAAACAAATGGATGGGAAGGTGATTTGCAAAATGTGATACACATTAACTATGGAGCTGGTGATGTCCCATCTGACCCTGAAGCGGCAGCAACAGCTACTGGTGAAAAACTGAAACCTCTTTTTAACCTTTTCaccacaaaatataatatttgttttactaaaactgtgtttttatttagttattgcAGCATCTCTTCCATCTTCAAACATGAAGGTTGAGCCATGAGATTTTCTTCTTGTTAGATAGAGTATTAAATTCTTGTAATCCTTTTTTTTCTATTACTTTGTTTTCTGTATTATAATGATGTTACTATTAACGAATACGAACCTACTAGTACTACTACGCAGTTAAGAGTAAAAACACCAACGATTCAAGACAGTTCTATATAAGTTatctaacctttttttttttgagtatttGTATTGTAGAGTCCTTGGAGAAATGCCTGAAAATGTACATATTTCTCAAACTTTCGAAATAAATTTGTTGAGGATgtgagaaaaaaatagattaacaTTATCATTTGTATTTCAGATGAATAGTGTAATGCTGCAGTAGCTACATAagttatatttcaaaaatatttgaaatacacAAGATTTCTGTGAACCATCAGAAAACATTGCGATCATTCACCACTTCTACGAGTTCTGGAATGGCAAAAGATTGTAAGTACCTAGAAAGTTGAAACATTAGACTTTCCATACAGTTATGAAAATACTCTCGCAGGACTTGAAAGCTGAGTGACAAACATATGGAAAAGCACAACTTTTGGGACTCCACCACTGTGTAAAAAGAGGTCCCAGTCGTTTGAAAAAATGAATCAGCTAATCGGAACATGTTGATAAACGGTTCAGAAAAACGGATCATGATAATACTTCAAATCAAGCAGCTTGTCATCGATCATGTACTTGTGCCTAAACTTTTCGCAAATTGAATTAGCTGTCCCAAGAATACCATTGACGGATGCAAGGGGTGCACCTGAAGTAGAATCTAAAGATTTGAATCCCAAGATATGTCTGCACATCGAAAGAAAACCAGAAACTATATGATTagtaaaaaaacattcaaattaAGCGTTTTAAAGATAAGTTTCAAATcaagcaaaaaaaagaagaagataagttttaaatcatgaacttttttcaccaaaaaaaaaatcagatggCATTCCTAATTAAGCATACTCATGATCGGCATTATACACTAAGAGGTACATCAAGAAAGCACATCAAAAGTAAGGTGTatccagttctatgaagagttTGGCTCGTGCAGATTCAACTTGCGAAGATTCTGTGCAGAATCATATGTGGAAAATCGTTTGAAGATTCGAGGACAAATCTTTCTTGGACGGCGAAACCTGATGCAGTAAAATATTTGGATAGTATCCAAATATCTTTATTATAAATAGGCAttcattttattcattttttatttgattaataaagaTTTTTAGCTTTTGGtagaataatattatatatctcttatattaatttgattagATTCATCAATCAAAAAACATGTCCCAAGCGAGGATTCTCTAGAATCTCTTGGTTGAGATGGCATGTCATAAGCATGGTTCCATAACCCCTTGGTCGAGCTGTTTATCATTGCTTCCACTCCATCACAAACATATGGAGCAGCACAAATTTTGGGACTCAATCAAAGATTTGAGGTTCACCACTGTGTAAGAAGAGGTCCCAGTCGTTTGAAAAAATGAATCAGTAAATCGGAACATGTTGATAAGCGGTTCAGAAAATGTATCACGACAATACTTCAAATCAATCAGTTGATCATCGGTAATGTACTTGTGCCCAAAAATTTTGCAAATCGAATTAGCTGTCCAAAGAATACCATTGACGGATGCATAATCGTGTGCTGAAGCGGCTACCTAAAGTTGGGAGATAAGACTAGGAAGAAAGGTAGGCCAAGATTTTAGGTAATCTTTCTGACCAATGAAAATCATGGCTTCACTCAACTGGCTCTAGATGGGATAGAGAAGAAGACTCCATAAGGGAGACTATGCAAGTCTTGATTTGCTCTTTCTCCGAATCTGTGACCGGTGAGATACCGTCAGAGAGACACCGTGAACGGAGATGGTTCTTGAAGGCAACAGAAGCGACGTGACGGGTCTGATCATCTGAGGAGTCAACCACCAGCCGGAGAACGGTTAGGCCGTAGTCAGGTAAACCGGCAGAATCCAATAGCAACGTCTCAGCTGCTCGACAAAGCTCTGAGTCTGGAGAGAGCGTGTCGAGAAGACATTGCGAGAGACGCTGGAGATTCGTCTCCATCTTTCTtgaattttttatcattaagtTTCTCTCTTTCGAGAAGAGAGATGAATCAGAAAAAGAGGGAAACAACTGAATTTTGTTTTGCAAATCAAATTTATGTTTGGTGTATAAATGTATTCATAATCGACTAATAAATAAAcctaatatgttttaaaaattcaatgttATTAGAtgattgatatattatatatttaaaattttggtgttattcaattttaattataaaatatttcactAAAATGCATCGATATATAAGCCTAaatgattttgaaaatatttatatgtggaGTTATTAGAAATCATGTccaacatatataattataattctaattccaaaaaaaaatctaattgaataacactaaattatatttatatatatatttaaatcaatATTAAGTAAGTATACACTCAAAACAACATAAATTGGTGTATTTTTTAACATAATTCGATCTCTtagaatatttaaatatttaaattaataattagaatttataaaattaattattctaaaactacaatactatgaagaaaatagtatattttaaatttgataagaaTTATGtggaataaatatataaatatttaaaacaaggTCATGATACCATATTTGTGTGTCTTTAAATGGTGTTATcattatgttttgtttattagacTGTTCTACTCAATTAGTGATtctcttttctttgtttataaTAAATTGCAATTTCTTATATTTGTCACAACTCACACATGCAAATTATAGAaattaaatttacatcattACGATATTAGCATAAATCATTAGGTTGCAAACAATGATTCTTTATTAAGTATAGTAATTTTTTATAGAGTGGACCAAAAAAACATGGTTTTTGATTTAATGAAGTTAAATTTCAGGTAAAATTGGATGATTCTATAAGAATTCCTAGCTGTTCTCCGTAGCTATAGaccacaaatatttattttatggtaGACTAATCGCTACAATTTCCCAAAAATAAATCCTAAGATAATTTCAAACATTTATGGACACACGTTGCAGATCATAAATATGCCtcaaatatatagaaaacgACTTTATGATATCAGTTGACATCATTTACATACTGCCATTCATTATAAAGAAAAACCTACGTGACCTTTTTTCTGTTTACAATCACATCAAATCTGATGTTGCAACTTTGGGTTCGAGATTTCTTGCCTAGCTTTGTACGGCCATGAACTTTTCCTTCGGTAGTAAGGCAAAAATGTtgacatataaattttatagcgTGGATTTATCATTTCAAAACATTCATAGTAAGATATGTATATCAAACAACTGCCTATCTGACAAGTTATGAATTAGAGAATATTAACTTGTATTTCACGGACCATAAGGTCATGTATTTATACAATACAGAGAATCCTAAATCTTAGGAAATAAGGTAAGATTACATATTTGCATATATCTATTAGGAAATCTAACTTATTCCAATACCCCCCCTCAAGTTGGAGCATACAAGTTAGTAATGCCCAACTTGAAAATGAATGCCTCAAATTCCTTTCTTCCCAAAGCCTTTGTTAGAATATCAGCCAATTGGTCTTTGGTGGAGACATGACATGGTCGAATAACTCCTTTAAGTATCTCATCTCGAACTgcatgacaatccacctctatatGTTTTGTTCGTTCATGAAAAACTGGATTGGAACTAATGTGCAATGCCGGTTTGCTATCACACTTGATCGACATAGGTCCAATATGATCATATCCCATCTCCTTTAGCAGTGCTTTGACCCATTTCAACTCACGAGTAACCTCATTGAGAGCTCGGTACTCTGCCTCTGCAGAGGAACATGACACCGTATCTTGTTTCCTTGTTTGCCAAGAAATAGGAGAAGAACCAAACTGAACAATCCAACCTGTGAGAGAACGTCTTGTTAGAGGACAGGCTGCCCAATCCGAATCACACCAGCCTGTAAAATGAAATGACGACTTGGCACTAAAAATAATTCCCTGACCAAGTGTTCCTTTAAGATAACGAACAACTTTTAACGCTGCCAGCCAATGATCCTCCCGTGGACAATGCATAAATTGCGAAAGAGTATGAATCGCATATGTAAGATCCGGACGAGTTGCAGAAAGGTAAATAAGCCGACCCACCAAGCGTCGGTACCTCTGTGGGTCATCAAGAAGACGCCCAGTAGCTAGACCCAACCGATGATTCTGATCTATCGGAGACCCAACCGGTTTACAGCCAAGAAGACCAACTTCAGACACAATATCGGTTGCATATTTCTGCTGGCTTAAGTAAATACCTTGAGAACTCCTAGCCACTTCCAGGCCTAAAAAATACTTGAGATGGCCAAGATCTTTCATATGAAAACATGTAGAAAGGTAGTCCTTGAATTCTTGAATCGCAAAAGGTGTGTTACCCGAGATTATAaggtcatcaacatacactaaCACCCGAAGAGAGACCCCATTTTTGTAGTATACAAACAATGAATAATCTGACCGTGTTTGCTTGAAACCATAAGCGCGAAGTGAATCAGCTAATTTTGAGAACCAACACCGTGGAGACTGCTTAAGGCCGTAAAGAGACTTGCGCAAGCGACAAACTCGTGTATCATTCGGAGAACCAAAACCTTGAGGTATTTTCATGTAGACTTCCTCATGTAAATCTCCATGTAGAAATGCATTATgcacatccatttgatggatttcaTAATTCATTTTAACTGCAAAGTCCAAGAACAAACGAACCGTTGTCATTTTAGCTACAGGCGAAAAAGTTTCGTCGTAGTCCAAACCCTCTCTCTGATGATTTCCAAACACCACTAAGCGACCTTTATGTCGTAATACAGTTCCATCAGGAAGGTATTTAATCGTCCATACCCAGCGATTGCCAAGAGCTTTCTTACCAGGGGGAAGGTCAACTAAATCCCAAGTATGTTGATCTTCCAATGCCACGATCTCAAGTTGAGCAGCATCACGCCAaactttatctttcattgcttcatGAAATGATCGTGGTAAGACCTGAGCTGACAAACCAGATATAAAACTGCGATGATTGTCAGAGAATTTAGTTGCAGAGAGATAGTCAGAGATAGGATACACTGGACCTGAGAGATGCTGTGGTGCGGATGAAggtgtagagagagagagaggagaaggaTCAATACGTACTGCATTAGCAACAAAACCCTGCAGACGGGTAGAAGGTTTCTTTATTCGGTGTCCTCTGCCGAGAAGTTCTGTGGGCTGCTCTGGAGCTGGAGCAGGATCATTCGTCTGAACCACAACTGGTTCGGGTAGCAACGGAGGGGTTTGATCAGACACACTATCAGATGCATCATCATCGTCATTATCATCCATATGAACAACAGGAGCGTTAACAACAGTTTTAACAGGAGAAGATGGAGTCGAGGTTGCAAAGGGAAATATCTTTTCTCGGAACACCACATCACGAGAAGAAAACACAACCTTACGCTCCAAATCATAAAGCTTCCAGCCTTTCTTACCATATGGATAACCTAGTAACACGCAGCGACGACTCCTTGATGTAAACTTATCACCCTTATGATCAAGATTGTGAGCATATGCCAAGCAACCAATGACGCGAAGATGTTTGTAAGAAGGAGCAGAGCCATAGAGCTTTTCAAATGGAGTCTTGTTGTCGAGAAGGGCAGAGGGCGTGCGATTAATAAtatgataccatgttagattcgggtttattatgggcttccaacttaaaaccaattggcaattagtggattgaccctaaactctttatatattacttaatgtcccattgattttccaatgtgggatacatatcccttaatacccctcctcgagatgatggctcttatcGGCCAGAAGTCTCGGAAACTTTTTAAGACAGttatactcggtcgagcgagtCAATTACGACCTATATACCCGGTCGGGTAGGGTTAATATTAATTAGGAGTTTAACTTTATTAGGATctgtgctctgataccatgtcaaGTTATGAATTAGAGAATATTAACTTGTATTTCACGGACCATAAGGTCATGTATTTATACAATACAGAGAATCCTAAATCTTAGGAAATAAGGTAAGATTACATATTTGCATATATCTATTAGGAAATCTAACTTATTCCAATACTATCACATTTGGCGTGAAAAGAATAACAGAAAATGTGAAGAATTACTTTTACTGTCCTATCATCTCATAATTACACTAATGGATAGAATTTTCCAAAATCGATTAAGCTTGATCCATTCTCCAAGATAGCACATGTGATGAAAAGCTTACCAATGTGATTTGCCACAATACCATACTAGGGAAAATCAAAGATCCACCCCTAATAAAATGTTgatatcaaaagaaaaatacataatcaaatTAATGATTGGTGCTTTCATATAATTTAAGGTATATTAACGAATtacctattaaaaaaattggaagggATATTCTTTTGGTCAAAAGACATGCTCTAAAAGGATATGTGAATTCTAGAAGCCTTCTTTTTAAACCAAGAACGAAGAATAACTAAGCGGAAAATTAACAATCCAAGATAATCTCTGAGGAGCAAGTTCCAGACACCAGCATATCAGACATGAATGATCCTATCCAGTGTTCTGAAATCGGACATGGACATGCGGTCGAACCGCTAAATATGGTGGCTTGGTGTGTAATCCAATttggattttaagaaaaaaacccattatatatataaagacccggtaaaacctacaaaaaatagttaaaactcGAAACCCGGCTACCGGTTAAAACattacataaattttaattttatttttttagttaaattattaGAATCTGATTTCAATTCTAATTAAAAAgctaaatttttagtttttttcaaaaataaaaagatcataTAATCATGTGGATTATGAATTTATTAACAAAACTAGTTGATGTGATTTACCATTAGTTTATTAGTGataatttcttaaattttatgtttaacttTTGGCTTATTTTGGAtttgaatttaatttaattattcacATTAAATATTTAGATACTTACAGATTTTAAgtcttgatatatttttattatatgtcaTAACTCGTAACTTGTTacaaaattgttaaatagtctaatttttttgttgatattttgtatgtgaaatggaaaaaactaaatttaagtatttttccaaatgttttataatacataaaaaatttcttatatgtttcaatagctaatatattattatataacaaaattaattaatttattaattcgcGGTCGACCCAATAACCTGGTGATCCGGTAAATTATCCGGTTCAGTGTCCGTATCGGATTTCGAAACACTGATCCTATCATAGTATCATATCttgaatattaaaataaaattcgatTGCGAGCTAAACATATACACAATATACACACAGAAAATTTGCCCTTATATATGCTATATGCACATATGACATAactatagtaatatatatatattatacactAATACTCATAATACAAATCATATGATTAATGGTATTACGTATAACGGTGTGTGGTTCCTTGCAAACTTGTGCATGGcctttgtctccgtttttgtGGCTAGAATTCGTGTCTCATGATTGTTGAAGACAGAAGTAAGACAGTATCATCGACGTATCAAATATAAAGCCTTAATCATTTTctaataattgttttaaaaagtaGTCAAAAAGACAACGTATTCGTGATATGAGGTTCATGCTCTTCTAAAAAAATAAGGTATACTATTTTGTTGTCGCTGAGACTGTTGTCGAAGTTTATGGATATACAAGGCCATCTGGGTTGCCAGATGAAACATTCGTTTCAAATTcccaaaattttttaaaaattatatataaatagatttttaaatttataaaaaatgaattttaggtTTCCAAACTGTAGAAATCTTTCTTACACGGTCTATACTTCTATAGCCTCAGACTCTAAGGACTGGCTCTGTAGATATATCAAGTTCATTATTTAAGCATATAATGATAACTTGTTAATTGTTTCATAGCTAAGTTAGCTGATATAATTAGTCCAGTCCAATAATATATTACGCAATAAGAAATTGTTTTAAGTCACCATCCCGTCCTAATTATGTATCGATACGGTAGCGTCATTTCAAGTGTGGTAATTaaatttagacaaaaaaaaagtgtggtAATTAACCCAACTTGGACTTTAGAGAAACGATTTGGTTATAATGATACTCTTGTGTGTTTATATAAAACCTAGTTACCTAAACATAAGATGCTCTATGTAAGCTAAAAATGAAATGTAAAAATACGCTAagtgataaaaaaacaaatgaagaaAGAAAGACAAATGGGGGacacttacaaaaaaaaaaaaaaaaaagacaaatggGGGAGAGGATAGTCTTGAGAGTGGGTGAGGGAGGCATAGAAGCAGCCGACATCGAAGCTTTAAAAGTGgcaaaaatctgaaaaaaccTTATCACATATATACGCGCAtctgaatataattatttttcttaataaaagaTTCATGAATTAGCTTTGCTTCAAACAAAAGGAAACTGACCAAATGGGCAGAGGCTTGCCTTGATGCGAAAGAGTACAAACATATGCACGCGCTGTTAATAAAGAGCGATATGATGAAGCTGGTAAGTTAATACTAagatttattcaaaaatataaatcagtgATCCGTATTTCCATGTAGCTTTCATAAATTTTGGTCTAAGATTAGTACATTGTTGTCTTAGGACATAGAGCATGCGCATCAACGAACCGGAGGTTCACAAACTTTAATTGTTTATTAATCTTTTtcgtttgatttaaaaaaaataaaaaaatacgcAGATCAATAGCGGGCTGCCACATGGCGTGGAGTCTGCGAAACAGTGATGAAACGGGTTTATCCGGAGGCATCCCTACAAGACGAGTTCATCAGAttctattattataatatattttttttatgtgtgaAAGCTTCGCTTATGAACCTTTGATGCTCATGCTCTTACAGCTGAGTGGAGAGTTAATTTTGAACAGTTACAAACCAAGCTTAACCTAAGGAAATACACATATTAACAAGTATTTATAGGGATCATAGTGGAAGAATGAAGTGTAGTTTCGAGATGGAACACTACTTCTACACTTAACCCATTGTCCCGGAATAAAACAATGTatataatgtataaaatatataagtagCTTAATGTGTGCATagcttattaatttatgatttttttttgttaagttttgaATTATTGATTCACAAAAACCATAAGATCTTTTATTGTCAAATTCATGATAAAcatcttaaaaattaaaaaaatatccatTAGAACAAAATGACTGAAATAATAACAAGAGAAACAGCGCCTAGCGATTTATCAAAATTTCATGTTAAATTAATTGCAAAGAAATGTAAAAAGCAATAGAACCCATCTCTATTTGTTTTACCACTTAAGCCTAAAAGAAACTAATGGGACGAATCCTAGGCCCAAGACGTATAAAGCCTGTTTGTGTATATGAGACGGTGCGTTAATATATCCCACATCGCTTGTGAGACTTTCTTAACTCAATAACATGCGCTATAAATAAGGACTCGCGTGCCTTCTTAAAAAACATCTTTGCGCTTGGGGCAATGACGCAGCTAATGAGGTACTAACCGAGGCGCGTCTATTGCTGGTTGAAAACTATTTCCAAACCCCCTCCTGGGCCTAAGCTTGTCTTGGGCCTTCGAGAATTTCTGGAAGGGCTCCCTCCGGGGTAAAGCCCTACAATTTTctaagttaaattttttaacgTAGCCTTGCATTTACTTAGGTTTCAGTAGTCTcttctaagagcatctccaatgtatgtctctatatttttctctaaaatagagatctctattatagaggtggatttgctccaatgtatgcctctataatagagttcctctattttagaggaaaatatagaggaatCCTACTTTTtacctctatatttagagatgaaaatagcaaatctct
The nucleotide sequence above comes from Brassica napus cultivar Da-Ae chromosome A9, Da-Ae, whole genome shotgun sequence. Encoded proteins:
- the LOC106393394 gene encoding transcription factor bHLH49, with amino-acid sequence MDVNEKEEFSGEKRNTGYDSADNHPSDWRISGSNPVSAPPFGSYSTENLITASCSPSQMMDSFGQTLWYDPTNVQAVGYGGFSGGHPSSSSSSCLRGNMDRSLEMGWSMPNLLPPKGNGLFLPNASSFLPPSMAQFPADSGFIERAARFSLFSDMVNQPLGNPESVGLFLQGQCPSSEVNVGVATTAMKDPNVRSSEQASKPNVSEDTQSSGQKGGETSSKDSKKRKRNRQNSEAEQSQKSEEEAENNGDKKGNDEQSPNSPGNKTNSGKQQGKQASDPKDGYIHVRARRGQATNSHSLAERVRREKISERMKFLQDLVPGCNKVTGKAVMLDEIINYVQSLQRQVEFLSMKLATVNPQMDFNLEALLAKDVRELPLRGGSSSATPFPQNMPMVCPPLPHGFMQQTLSSIGRNITSPLSPMNGGYKRQETNGWEGDLQNVIHINYGAGDVPSDPEAAATATASLPSSNMKVEP